The nucleotide sequence ACGACGGCCTGGAAGGGTTCGGCCTGACGTTTCTGGAGGCGGCGAGCCTGGGTCTCGCCAGCGTCGCCGGGAGGTCCGGAGGCGTGCCCGAGGCGATCTCCGAGGGGGAGAGCGGACTCCTGGTCCCGGCGGAGGATAAGGATGCGTTCGCCCAGGCCGTCGATCGGCTCCTCTCCAATCCGGGCGAATTGCGACGTCTCTCGGAGGGGGCGCGCCGCTGGGCCGCGCTGCACACCTGGGAGTCCACCGCGAAGTGCCTGCGCTCCCTGGGACACGATCTGCGCGAGGGGGCCCCGGCCTGCGCGCGGAGGGCCTCCTGAATGTGCGGCCTGGCGGGCATCCTCAGTCTGTCCGGCGCCCCCGTGCGGCACACGGCGCTGCGCGCCATGACCGAGACGCTCCGTCATCGCGGCCCGGACGAGGGGGCAGTCATCCTGATTGCCGACCGGAGCGACCCGTCGGGAACCCCCGGGCGCGAGAGGCGCGGCGAAGCGCCGGTCCCCACGAGACTCGGCCTCGGCCACCGGCGCCTCAGGGTGATCGATCTGAGCGGCCGCGCCGCGCAGCCGATGCGCTCGCAGTCGGGCGCCTGGCTCGTCTACAACGGCGAAATCTACAACGCGTACGAGTTGCGCAGCGAGCTCGAAGCGCGCGGCGCGCGCTTCCGCTCGCACAGCGATACGGAGGTCGTGCTCGAGGCGCTCGACGCCTGGGGTCTGGAGGCCCTGCCGCGATTCAACGGGATGTTCGCCCTCGCCTACTGGGACCCGCGTGGGCGACGCCTGATCCTGGCGCGCGATCGTTTCGGCGAGAAGCCCCTGTACTACGCGATCGCCGCGGGGCTCCTGATGTTCGCGTCCGAGCTGGGGGCGCTGGCTCGAAACGGCGACGTACCGCTCGAGATCGATCCCGAGGCGCTCGAGCTCTATCTCACATTCGGATTCGTCCCGGCCCCCTGGTCCATCTACAGGGGCGTGCGCAAGCTGCCGCACGCCTCGTACCTCGAGGTGCTGCCGGACGAGGCGCCCAGGGTGGGGCGCTATTATCGGCTGGAGGATCACCGTGGCTCCCGCGTCCCCGACCATCCGGAGGACGCGGTTCGCGCCACCCTTCTGGAGTCCGTTCGGCGGCGTCTGGAGGCCGACGTGCCGCTCGGCGCCTTCCTGTCCGGAGGACTCGATTCGACCGCCGTCGTCGCCTGCATGCGCCTGTCGCGCGGCGCGCCGCCTCTCACCTACTCGATGGGGATCCCGGATCTGCCTTACTTCGACGAATCGAGCCGGGCCCGCAGGACCGCCGGAATCTTCTCGACGCTGCATCACGAGGTGCGGGTCGATGCGGCGGCGTTGCGGGCGGAGATCCCGTTCGTGCTCGGGCGGCTCGACGAGCCGTTCGCCGACTCCTCGGCCCTCGCCTCCTCGATCATCTCCCGGGCCGCGCGTCGCGACCTGACCGTGGCCCTCTCGGGTGACGGGGGGGACGAGCTGTTCGGCGGATACCGCATGTTCCGCGGCCTGGCGGCTCACAGACTCCTGCGGCGCCTGCCGCCGCGCGCCGCAGCGGCCCTGGCGGCGCTCCTGTCCCCGCTGCCGGCGCGCCAGGGGGGCGGCACGCCCGGCGTCGTGCGGCAGGCGAGGCGGCTCCTCGAGGGGGCGACGACCGATCTGGCCGCCGCCCACACCGCCTGGATGTCGGTGTGCGGACGGGGGGCCCGCCGGGCGCTCCGGCCGGCGGTTCCGGACGAGGACCTCGGGGTGTCGCTCCTGGAGGAGCGCTACCGGAGGTTCGGCGGCGGGCTGGACGCCGCGCTCGCCGTCGAGGTCGACCTGCCCCTGCCCGACGACATGCTGGCCAAGGTGGACCGCACGAGCATGGCCCACGCTCTGGAGGTCCGGGCACCCTTCCTCGATCCCGCGCTCGTGGAGCTGGCGCTGTCGCTCCCCTCACGGACCCACTTCGGTCTTTTCTCCGGCAAGCGTCTCCTGCGGCGGGCGATCCGGGACCTGGTTCCGCCCCACGTCCTGCGGGCCCCCAAGCGTGGCTTCGAGGTGCCCGTTGGTGACTGGCTTTCGGGGCCTCTGCAGCCGCTGTTCAGCGAGATCGTGTCACCCCGCGCGCTCCACGAACTCCCGGGCCTCGATCCCGGCGTCCCCCGGGCCTGGCTCGACGAGCATTGCGCGCGGGCCCGCGACCACGGGCGGGCCCTCTGGAGCCTGTTCGCGCTCTGCTACTGGATGCAGGGACCCCGCCGCGCGCACTCCGGGGGAGCACGCGAAGCGGTGCGTCAGGAGAGGGGATGCTCGAGCAGCGCGGCGACCGTCTTGAGCAGCACGGAAGGCTGAATCGGTTTCGGGACGTACGCGTTGGCTCCGAGCGCCAGGCCCCGCTTGCGATCCTCCTCCGCCCCTTCCGTGGTCACGATGACGATCGGGAGCGTCTTCGTGCGCGCGTTGGCGCGGATGAGCGTGACCAGCTTGAGACCATCCATCATCGGCATGTTGATGTCGGTGATGACCAGGTCGACGCGCTCCGTCGTCAGCTTCTTCAGGGCGTCGACGCCGTCCACCGCTTCGATGATCCGACAGTCTTTCAACCGCCGAAGGGAGAACGCCAGGAGCTGCCGCATCGTGGGCGAGTCCTCGACGATGAGAAAGGTCGTGGCGCTCATCGGTGTCAGGTCCCCTGTGGGGAGGGGGCCGTGAGCAGGTCGAGGAATCCCTGCAGCTCGGACAGCTTCTTCTCCGACCTCTGGTAGAGCTTGGAGCTGAACAGGGCCGTCGCGGCGTGCCCCGCCAGGAGGGTGAACAGCTCGAAGTCCAGCGGCTCGAAGCGGTCCTTCTGCTGCAGAAGGCGGTAGAGCGCCACCAGCCCGATGACGCGCGTGCCGATTTTCAGCGGAATGCAGGCGATCGGGTGCGCGATGTCCACGCCGGCCCGTTCCGGGAGGGGATCGGCGTAGTACGACTGACCCTGGAAGGCGTCCTTGAGGGGTCCATCCTCGGGCCGCACCTTCTCGGGGACGCTCGTGCCCATCCCCTGGCTGAGCTCGCGGCGCAGACGTCCACCCCTCTCGTCCACCCAGAAGATCGCGAACCCTTCTGCGCCGATGAGGTTGATCAGGATCTCCCGGACCGTGTCGAGGACCTCGGCGAAGTTCAGGGTGGCGTGCAGCTGGTACGAGGCGACGTACAGGTTCGCCAGGTGGTTGTTCTGCGCTTCGATCTCCTCATAGCGTGCCGCCACGCTGCGGTTCATCGCCTCGACCTGCCGGAAACGGGCCAGGAGATCGTCCCGTTCCTTCTCCAGAGTGTGCAGGCGCTCGGTGAGCTCCTTCACCGACTCGGATGGAGAGGAGGAGGTCTTGCCGCCCGGCTGATCGAGCTCGCGCTCGAGACCGGCGACCCGAAATCTCAGACGCTCGTTCTCCCGCAGCAACTCCTCGGTGAAGGCGCGGGCCCGGCTGAACATGTTGCGCAGTTCTTCGCCGCGCGCCGAGAGGTCGTCGCGCTCCCCGCCCCGGGGGCTCCCTTCCCGGCTCCGGTTCATCTCCGCGAATATAGGTCCCGCGCGAAGCCGGTGCAATCCTGTAACCGCTTCGTTGACAGTGAAATGGCGACGAGCCCGCACCGGGCGGGGGGCGTCAGCGCCGGCAGCGGCGGGCCATCTCCAGAGCGATCTCCGAGCGTGGCAGGACCAGGTCCGCGAGACCGGCCCTTATCGCCTCGCGCGGCATGCCGAACACGGCGGCGGTCTCCTCCGACTCCGCGATGGTCCGCCCGCGCCGATCCTTGATGGCGCGCAGCCCCTCGACACCATCCCCCCCCATTCCGGTCATGAGGATGCCCAGGGAGCGCGGGCCGAACAGCTCCGCCGCCGAGACCATCAGGAGGTCCGCGGAGGGGGCGTAGCGCTCCGCCGGCCCCCGCGGCCTGACGTGGAAGACGATTCCGGGGGGAAGGCGGTCGAGCGTGGTCTGTCGTCCGCCGGCGGCGATGCAGATCGTGCCCGGCAGGAGGCGGTCCCCGTCCTTCGGCTCGGACACCGGCAGGGGGCAGAGCCGGGCGAGACGCTCCGCGAACAGGGTGGTGAAGCGTCCCGGCATGTGCTGCGCCACGAGGATGGCTGTGGTGGTGCCGCGCGGCAGGCGCGGCAGGATTTCGAGGAGGGCCGGCGGACCGCCGGCGGAGCAGCCGATGACGATCAGATCCGCCGGGCGGGCATCCCCCACGTCCTGCGGCGCGCTCACGAGGACGATTCGGCGGACGGGCGGGAGACCGCGGCGCGCTCCAGGGTGATCTGCTCCTTCAACGCCTCGGCCAGGACCGCCATCCTGTCGGGCATGCCGGGGAAGCGCCGGCCGATGAGGTCCTTGGCCTGGATCATTTCTTCGCGGAACGCTTCCGAGAAGCGCCGCTCTTGGACGGCGCGTCTGAATTCCTGGGGATGGTAGATCTTGAGATCGGAGACCATGATCCGCGCCAGACGGTGGATCTCCGAGCGCGGATCGATCGGTTCGTCCGCCCCGTTGGCCGAGAGCACCCCAACCTCTGTCGTGGAGGGGGTTCCCAGGGGGGAGGGGCCGGAACCCTCCGTCGCACCGGCACGCCTCCCCGCGGCGGCCGGCGCGGCAGCGACGCCCAGGAGAGTCGCGAGACGCGCCCGCAGCTGGGCCGCGGGGATCACGTCCTCGAAGTAGTCGTCGGCTCCGTAGAGATTCCCCGGGTGCCGCACGAACCGGTCCGACTTGAACACCGACCCCACCAGGGCCACACGTGTTCTCTTGAGGTCCGGGCTTCCCTTCACACCCTCGCAGACGGCCACGCCCAGGAGTCGCGTCATGTACACGTTGAGCACCATGAGATCGGGATGGTGCGCCACCGCGAAGCGGAAGGCCGCCTCACCGTCACCGGTGACCTCCACGCGGCACCCCAGGGACTCCAGGGTCCGTCGCACCAGGTCACGGAACTCGCGAGCCTCGTCCCCCACCAGGACGAGCGGTGAGGTGCGTCCCGCCCGGCCGGCGGTCTGCTGGGGGCGCGCGGCTGCCGGGGAGGCCTGGGCCGGGGGGCCCGGACCGCCGGCGTGGATGTTCTCCTCCGTCGCGAAGACGCGGTTGCAGCCCCCGCAGCGGACACGGCGGGGTGCGGTCCCGCCGTCGGGGATCCGGTAGTTCCGCGCGCAGCCGGGGCAGACGACGATCATGACATCCCCCGCAGGAGCGCGGCGATGTCCAGGGGGGCGACCTGATTCGAACGGGGCGCGACCCCCGACACCCGGTCCACCACCAGCCCGAGCCGATCGTCGGCCGACCGGACGACGATGACCTGCGCCGCCTCTCCGGACGGGCGCGGCGGGAGGGCGAGGCACCGGCGCAGATCGAGAAGGGTCACCATCTGTCCTCGCACCGGGATGATTCCCTCCACCGCCGGAGCGGTCCCGGGCACCCGTGTCGGTGCACGATGACGCATGATTTCGATGACCGTATCGACCCGCACGGCGAACTCGCGCCCTTCGATCGTGAACAGCAGCACGTGATCGCGGGCGCCATCGCCGGGGACGGCCGCATCGCCATCAGGCGTCGACGTCGGCATTCTGGTCTCCGGACATGAGCGTCTCGGGGTCGAGGACGAGAACGGCGGTCGCGTCCCCGAGGTCCGCGGCCCCGGCGACTCCCGGCAGGTCCCCGAGGAAGCGACCGATCGGCTTGACCACCACCTCCTGGCGGCGGACGAGACCGTCGACGACGATTCCAAACTTCCGCCCTTCGCCGCCGGCGACGATTGCGTACCGCCCGAGCGTCGCGCGGTCGGTCGCACCTCCCCCGGCGCCGGACAGGAGGCGGTCCAGCCGCAGGAGGGGCAGCTGTCCGTCCTGCCGCTCGTACAGGAGACCTCCCTCCGACTCACGCACACGTGTGCCATCCAGCCGCAGGTTTTCGCGGATCGAGGCGATCGGGATGGCGAAGCGTTGATCACCCGAGCGCACGATGATCGCGGGCACCAGGGACAGACTGATCGGCACCATGACCGTGAACGTCGTCCCGCGTCCTTCGGCCGATCGCACGACGATCGAGCCCTTGAGCGCTCTGATCGCCCGGCGGACCACGTCCATGCCGACGCCGCGACCGGACACCGTGCTGACGTGGCTGGCGGTGCTGAACGCGGGACGGAAGATCATCTCGTGCGCCTCCTCCCGGCTCATCTCGCGATCCGCGGGCCACAAGCCCCGGGCCGCGGCGGCGGCCTCGATCTCCCGGATCGCGATGCCACGCCCGTCATCGATGACGTCGATGACCACGGACGGGCCGCGCCGGAAGGCGCTCAGGACGAGTTGCCCGCGTCGGGGCTTCCGTCGACGCTCGCGTTCCTCCGGAGATTCGATCCCATGATCGATGGCGTTGACCACGAGATGCATCAGGGGCGTGGCGAGGCCATCCATCACCGACTTGTCGATCTCCGTGTCGGCCCCGAGTGTGTGGAGGTCGATCTCTTTCCCCGACGCCCGTGCGGCCCGCGCCACGGCGCGGCCGACCTTGCGGAACTCCTGATCGAGCGGGACGAGGCGGGCCTCGATGGCGCCGCGTTGCAGCGCGCGCAGCCGGGCCAGAACGATCCGCAACAGCGGTCCCATCTGGCGCGTGCTGTGGTCGTCGGGATGCGCCTCGCGCACGGCGGCGATCTCGCGCTCCAGGGAGGCGAGGGCGATCGACAGTGCGTCGACCTGTGACAGGACCCCGTCCAGACGCGCCACCGGGACCCGGAGCGACTGGGTCGCTCCACGCCGATCCGCGGCGGCCTCCGTCCCCGGAGCGGATCCGTCCGGCGACGCGGCCTCTCCCGTCGCGGCGGACGACGGACCGGAGACGACGCGGCGATCCTCCACGATGGTCCGCGGCAGGTCATCGTCCGAGAGAAGTCTCGGGCTGGCCACGAGGAGATCGAAGGCGATCCTCTCGTCCCGTTCCCCGACGACCGGCAGCGTGCTGATGAGCTCGCCCACTTCGCCCACGCGCCGCGCGACGTTCTGGAGATCCTCCTCCAGGCTCTGCGGGTCGGGGCGAACGCGCACCAGCGCCAGGTGGAATCCCTGCGACAGGCACTGTCGGAGGCGTCTCTCCTCGTATTCGGTCAGGGAGGCGCGGATCCTCTCCGGCAGGCCGGTCGTCCCCGGACGATCGTCCTGCGGGATGATGATTGCGGCGGCGGCGCGCGCCAGACGGTCGGTCAGCGGACCCAGCCCGGAAAACGCCGCGGATCCGGAGCGCAGGTCGCGCACGGCACCGAGCAGCGAGTCGAGCGTGTCGTGCAGAAGGTCGAGGATGGCACCGTCGAGTGATCCGCCCAGGCGCAGACGTGTCAGGAGATCTTCGAGCGCATGGGTGAGCGACGCGATCTCCGGAAAGCCCAGGAGCCCCGCGAAGCCCTTGAGCGTATGAGCGCCCCGGAACAGGGTGTTGATCAGATCGAGATGCGGTCGCCCCGCCTCGAAGACGGCCTCCAGATCGCGTACGGCATCGGAGAGCGCCTCGAGGATCTCGTCCGCCTCGGCGACGAACTCGCGCAGGCTGCGCTCCCTCTCCGGACGGCCGGACCGCTCGTCAGACATGGAAGGCGCTCCGGAGGGAGCGCACCGGGTGTTGGACGTGATGCGTCGTCAGGATCTGTAGCCTCCGCGCCGCGCACCACGACTGTCATTTCGACGGCGGCGCGCGGGCCGCGGTCGGGTCGTGGACGCAGTACGGGGTAAAATCTAGGCCGGATTAAAAATACGGCCACCCGCGAAGCCTGGATGACAGGAATGTAACCGGCCGGGGTGGCGGGACCCTACCCGTGCAGGGCGCCGGCGGCCTCGAGCTTCTTGCGCACGGCATCGAGGATTCCGTTGGCGAACTGGGAGGAATCCTCTCCGCCGAAGCGCCGAGCGACCTCGATCGCCTCGTCGATCACGACGATGGGAGGCGTTTCCGTCTCGTGGAGGAACTCGTACACGGCCAGTCTCAGGATGTTCCGGTCGACGATCGCCAGACGCTCCAGACGCCAGTTCTCCAGGTTCTCGGTCAGGATCGCATCGATCTCCTCCAGGGAGGAGAGGGTGCCGCCGGCCAGCCTGTCGGCGAAGGCGCGCACCTCCGCGACGGCGTCGCGGCCCTCCCAGAACGAGGCCGCGACCTCGGCCATCGGGGTTCCCGAGGCCTCGGCCTGGTAGAGCATCTGCAGCGCGAACTCCCTCGCCTTCCGCCGGCTCCCCATGGCTAGGCTCCTACTCCAGGCTGCGGAACAGGGAGACCATCTCGATGGCCGCCAGGGCGGCATCCCAGCCCTTGTTGCCCCCCTTGGCCCCGGCCCGCTCGATGGCCTGGTGCAGGCTCTCCGTGGTCAGGACTCCGAACGTTACAGGAAGCCCGGCCTCGAGCGCCACAGAGGCGACGCCGCG is from Candidatus Dormiibacterota bacterium and encodes:
- the asnB gene encoding asparagine synthase (glutamine-hydrolyzing); this encodes MCGLAGILSLSGAPVRHTALRAMTETLRHRGPDEGAVILIADRSDPSGTPGRERRGEAPVPTRLGLGHRRLRVIDLSGRAAQPMRSQSGAWLVYNGEIYNAYELRSELEARGARFRSHSDTEVVLEALDAWGLEALPRFNGMFALAYWDPRGRRLILARDRFGEKPLYYAIAAGLLMFASELGALARNGDVPLEIDPEALELYLTFGFVPAPWSIYRGVRKLPHASYLEVLPDEAPRVGRYYRLEDHRGSRVPDHPEDAVRATLLESVRRRLEADVPLGAFLSGGLDSTAVVACMRLSRGAPPLTYSMGIPDLPYFDESSRARRTAGIFSTLHHEVRVDAAALRAEIPFVLGRLDEPFADSSALASSIISRAARRDLTVALSGDGGDELFGGYRMFRGLAAHRLLRRLPPRAAAALAALLSPLPARQGGGTPGVVRQARRLLEGATTDLAAAHTAWMSVCGRGARRALRPAVPDEDLGVSLLEERYRRFGGGLDAALAVEVDLPLPDDMLAKVDRTSMAHALEVRAPFLDPALVELALSLPSRTHFGLFSGKRLLRRAIRDLVPPHVLRAPKRGFEVPVGDWLSGPLQPLFSEIVSPRALHELPGLDPGVPRAWLDEHCARARDHGRALWSLFALCYWMQGPRRAHSGGAREAVRQERGCSSSAATVLSSTEG
- a CDS encoding response regulator, whose amino-acid sequence is MSATTFLIVEDSPTMRQLLAFSLRRLKDCRIIEAVDGVDALKKLTTERVDLVITDINMPMMDGLKLVTLIRANARTKTLPIVIVTTEGAEEDRKRGLALGANAYVPKPIQPSVLLKTVAALLEHPLS
- a CDS encoding GAF domain-containing protein — its product is MNRSREGSPRGGERDDLSARGEELRNMFSRARAFTEELLRENERLRFRVAGLERELDQPGGKTSSSPSESVKELTERLHTLEKERDDLLARFRQVEAMNRSVAARYEEIEAQNNHLANLYVASYQLHATLNFAEVLDTVREILINLIGAEGFAIFWVDERGGRLRRELSQGMGTSVPEKVRPEDGPLKDAFQGQSYYADPLPERAGVDIAHPIACIPLKIGTRVIGLVALYRLLQQKDRFEPLDFELFTLLAGHAATALFSSKLYQRSEKKLSELQGFLDLLTAPSPQGT
- a CDS encoding CheB methylesterase domain-containing protein — translated: MSAPQDVGDARPADLIVIGCSAGGPPALLEILPRLPRGTTTAILVAQHMPGRFTTLFAERLARLCPLPVSEPKDGDRLLPGTICIAAGGRQTTLDRLPPGIVFHVRPRGPAERYAPSADLLMVSAAELFGPRSLGILMTGMGGDGVEGLRAIKDRRGRTIAESEETAAVFGMPREAIRAGLADLVLPRSEIALEMARRCRR
- a CDS encoding response regulator — translated: MIVVCPGCARNYRIPDGGTAPRRVRCGGCNRVFATEENIHAGGPGPPAQASPAAARPQQTAGRAGRTSPLVLVGDEAREFRDLVRRTLESLGCRVEVTGDGEAAFRFAVAHHPDLMVLNVYMTRLLGVAVCEGVKGSPDLKRTRVALVGSVFKSDRFVRHPGNLYGADDYFEDVIPAAQLRARLATLLGVAAAPAAAGRRAGATEGSGPSPLGTPSTTEVGVLSANGADEPIDPRSEIHRLARIMVSDLKIYHPQEFRRAVQERRFSEAFREEMIQAKDLIGRRFPGMPDRMAVLAEALKEQITLERAAVSRPSAESSS
- a CDS encoding chemotaxis protein CheW, whose product is MPTSTPDGDAAVPGDGARDHVLLFTIEGREFAVRVDTVIEIMRHRAPTRVPGTAPAVEGIIPVRGQMVTLLDLRRCLALPPRPSGEAAQVIVVRSADDRLGLVVDRVSGVAPRSNQVAPLDIAALLRGMS
- a CDS encoding chemotaxis protein CheW, which gives rise to MSDERSGRPERERSLREFVAEADEILEALSDAVRDLEAVFEAGRPHLDLINTLFRGAHTLKGFAGLLGFPEIASLTHALEDLLTRLRLGGSLDGAILDLLHDTLDSLLGAVRDLRSGSAAFSGLGPLTDRLARAAAAIIIPQDDRPGTTGLPERIRASLTEYEERRLRQCLSQGFHLALVRVRPDPQSLEEDLQNVARRVGEVGELISTLPVVGERDERIAFDLLVASPRLLSDDDLPRTIVEDRRVVSGPSSAATGEAASPDGSAPGTEAAADRRGATQSLRVPVARLDGVLSQVDALSIALASLEREIAAVREAHPDDHSTRQMGPLLRIVLARLRALQRGAIEARLVPLDQEFRKVGRAVARAARASGKEIDLHTLGADTEIDKSVMDGLATPLMHLVVNAIDHGIESPEERERRRKPRRGQLVLSAFRRGPSVVIDVIDDGRGIAIREIEAAAAARGLWPADREMSREEAHEMIFRPAFSTASHVSTVSGRGVGMDVVRRAIRALKGSIVVRSAEGRGTTFTVMVPISLSLVPAIIVRSGDQRFAIPIASIRENLRLDGTRVRESEGGLLYERQDGQLPLLRLDRLLSGAGGGATDRATLGRYAIVAGGEGRKFGIVVDGLVRRQEVVVKPIGRFLGDLPGVAGAADLGDATAVLVLDPETLMSGDQNADVDA
- the nusB gene encoding transcription antitermination factor NusB; translated protein: MGSRRKAREFALQMLYQAEASGTPMAEVAASFWEGRDAVAEVRAFADRLAGGTLSSLEEIDAILTENLENWRLERLAIVDRNILRLAVYEFLHETETPPIVVIDEAIEVARRFGGEDSSQFANGILDAVRKKLEAAGALHG